A segment of the Thermodesulfobacteriota bacterium genome:
TGCCGCTTCTTCAGGTGGCGGAGGCGGCGGAGGCGGTGGAGGAAGCAGCGGCGGAGGTTGCTTTATCGCAACCACTTCATCCGGGCTGTTTCATGTGTCAGCGGTTCCAATGGCTCAGTACTTCGTTCTTATGTTACTGTTTTTTGTGATTGGCAAGATGGTGCATGGGCGAAGAAAGCAATAGTCTTTTTTTAGCTCGATTGAGTCGTTGAAAAACGAATACATCCTTAAGGGCTCATTTCGATGTATTTGAGAGTTATTTAATTTTGCAAGCTTTAAAAAAATATATTTTTTACTTTAAAAGGTCTTTAAAAAATACTAATTTTTATTCAAGCCAAATAAGGCAAAATTTTCAACCAAATGAATATATTGAATATTTCATGGATTGAAATTTGAGCCTGTCGAAGCGAAGCGTAGATCCCGCTCATCGGGGACGCAGGAATCGGGCAGATAGTCGCAGACTTTGAAAAGTGCTGTTTCGAGGTCTGCGCTTATCTGCAAAGGTCTCTTTTAATGAATGGCTTTATCAGCTTACGGTGGTGCCATTCATTTCTATAATGGGATTTACTTATATTTGGAACGAAATACTTTCTAAAACTTTATAATACTAATTGAATAGTAAAAGATGCAACAGAATGGAAGACCGAAGGAATGAATAAAATTATTCTTATTTTTAAAACTTCACAATTCATTTTGATTAGTTCTACGCTTTTGTTTTTTTCGGGTTGCTCTTTAAGTAAGAGAGTCGCACCGGTCGAAACAACTGCTAATCGTACTAAGGAGCTCATAATTGACCATACATGTACGAATATAAAGCACATTCCGGAATACTGGATTAACAAAGCAAAAGCTGAGTTCGGCATTTCCTACGGGCATACCTCTCATGGAAGCCAGATAGTAAGCGGAATGAGAGTTCTTCGGGAGCAATCCGGTCTGTATTCTTTTGATAAGTTTGGAAGTAAAAAATCACTGGCACTATATGATCGTGAGCCAAGAGGGGATCTTGGAAATCCGGATAGAACTACTTGGGCACTTAGAACACGGAAACTTTTAGATACCGGATGGGGTGATACAAATATAATAATGTGGTCTTGGTGCGGTCAGGTATCTAGAGCCAGTGAAGAGAATATTAATACTTATCTAAGACTTATGAACCAGCTTGAAATGGATTACCCTGACGTCACATTCATATACATGACCGGACACCTTGATGGAACCGGTGAGCAAGGAAACCTGAATAGACGGAATAATCAAATTCGTAATTATTGTATAAAGAATAACAAAATCCTATTCGATTTTGCAGATATCGAAAGTTATGATCCTGATGGTAACTACTATCTGGACAAAAGAGCTGATGACGGGTGCAACTATATTGAAGATGGTGTCAGTAAAAACTGGGCGGACGAATGGTGTTACAATCATCCCGGAAAGTGCCCGCCATGTTCCTGTGCTCATTCTAAATCGTTGAATTGCATCCTTAAAGGGAAGGCATTTTGGTGGATGATGGCGAGGTTGGCAGGATGGCCTAGCCCTGATTCATCTCTTTCATCTCCTTCAAATCTAAAAATTATTGGTTCAACAACAGAGTAAATTAAGTTGACTTCAAATAATGTGGTAAAATAACAGATGGCATTTGTAAGGCTTAGAGAACATCAGCGCGATTTATAGTTGTGAAATAATTCATTGATTTGTTTCGGTGTTCCATTCCATAAATTTTTTTTCAAACGAAGCCGCCTGCCTGTTCTGCTCAGCAACCTTTTTTACCCATTTTGGCTCAGACCCGATCAAATGGACTTTCGATCCCAGTAAAATAACCCTTCGGGTTTTACCCCAGTCCTATGAATACATTTCACTGGTTTTTATTCAAACAAAATGAAAAGCGAGGAAATAATTAAAACTATAACGAAGACTATACTTGTAACAGGAGGAGCCGGATTTATAGGAACAAACTTCATTCGCCACACATTGAGCAAACACCCTAATTGGCGGATAGTCAACCTTGATGCGGTTACCTATGCGGGCAATCCTGCCAATCTTGCTGATCTTGCAGAAAAAATGCCGGAAAGTTATCACTTTGTGCACGGTAATATCAGCGATGGTCAGCTTGTCGAGCGGCTTTTTGCTGAAGAAAAATTTGACGGTGTGATCCATTTCGCTGCTGAATCGCATGTTGACCGTTCTATTCACGGCCCCGTAGCTTTCGCTGAAACCAACGTTTTGGGTACTTGTCGATTGCTGTCTGCGTGTAACAAAGCCTGGGAAAAACAGAGGCGGCCGGACTTTCGTTTTTTACATGTTTCAACTGATGAAGTATACGGGAGCCTCGGTTCTGAAGGGTTTTTTGTAGAAACCACAGCTTACGATCCTTCCAGTCCATACTCGGCTTCCAAAGCAGGGTCTGATCATATGGTCCGCGCCTGGTATCGGACCTATGGCCTGCCGACTATCATTACGAATTGCTCGAATAACTACGGCCCCTACCAATTCCCTGAAAAACTGCTCCCCTTGATGATTATTAACATTCTTGAATCCAAAGCATTGCCGGTATACGGAGATGGGAAGAACGTGCGCGACTGGCTTTATGTGATCGATCATTGCGAGGCTTTGCTAACTTCTTTTAATAAAGGAATTCCAGGTGAAACATACAACATAGGTGGTGGTGCAGAGCGTCAGAACATTGAAGTGATCCACACATTATGCGATCTGTTGGACGTTCGCTTGAAACTGAGCGCCAAAAACTCCAGCAGGAACTTAATTCAATTCGTTAGGGATCGACCCGGACACGACAGACGGTATGCGATTGATGCCGGTAAGATCAATAAAGAACTTGGCTGGAAACCGCGGTTTGACTTTGACACAGCATTGGCAGCAACTGTTGATTGGTATCTCGATCATAAGGATTGGATC
Coding sequences within it:
- the rfbB gene encoding dTDP-glucose 4,6-dehydratase produces the protein MKSEEIIKTITKTILVTGGAGFIGTNFIRHTLSKHPNWRIVNLDAVTYAGNPANLADLAEKMPESYHFVHGNISDGQLVERLFAEEKFDGVIHFAAESHVDRSIHGPVAFAETNVLGTCRLLSACNKAWEKQRRPDFRFLHVSTDEVYGSLGSEGFFVETTAYDPSSPYSASKAGSDHMVRAWYRTYGLPTIITNCSNNYGPYQFPEKLLPLMIINILESKALPVYGDGKNVRDWLYVIDHCEALLTSFNKGIPGETYNIGGGAERQNIEVIHTLCDLLDVRLKLSAKNSSRNLIQFVRDRPGHDRRYAIDAGKINKELGWKPRFDFDTALAATVDWYLDHKDWINYVRSGEYQKWVGTNYKER